The following coding sequences lie in one Alicyclobacillus curvatus genomic window:
- a CDS encoding type II toxin-antitoxin system HicB family antitoxin yields the protein MKYPVVLREDETGGYVVECPIIPGCVSEGDTVEEALANIREAIEGLVETRRELGLPETLDMKYVEV from the coding sequence AAGTATCCTGTCGTGCTACGCGAGGACGAGACTGGCGGATATGTCGTGGAGTGCCCGATTATTCCGGGCTGTGTTTCAGAAGGCGATACAGTTGAGGAAGCACTGGCAAACATTCGAGAGGCCATAGAAGGACTGGTGGAAACACGGCGTGAACTCGGTTTGCCAGAAACGCTTGATATGAAGTACGTGGAGGTCTGA
- a CDS encoding type II toxin-antitoxin system HicA family toxin, with protein sequence MPELPNVSGKDALKAFLLAGWTVKRINGSHHIVHKPGHDPFPIPIHGNRDLKPGTLRSMIKSSGMTVDEFVNLLKQL encoded by the coding sequence ATGCCGGAGTTACCAAACGTCTCCGGCAAAGATGCTTTGAAGGCATTCCTGCTGGCCGGGTGGACAGTAAAACGTATCAATGGTTCTCACCATATCGTACACAAGCCGGGACACGATCCGTTTCCCATCCCCATTCATGGAAACAGGGACTTAAAACCCGGTACACTGCGAAGCATGATTAAGAGTTCTGGCATGACAGTAGATGAATTCGTGAATCTCTTAAAACAACTATAA
- a CDS encoding replication-relaxation family protein, with product MMLKYLNPETSYSSTERVLAVIGTGAVRRDQLLYLLSPCIQRARTDQVLHQLRQKGWLKTYYTSGNGEAIYTLSKRGLQQVGEDDAKPIRQRIGYHIAVNDVLVHCVDEFGVNGWEWHSRPEDSEVIPSARVQTGAGQWHIDVDDGTRLSRQLYDRCHRFKRLLSQSGRPERVLFVAQTREREQYLKNRVLGLSSKGVQFFVCRVDQVAEFLADAAVATS from the coding sequence ATGATGCTCAAATACCTAAACCCAGAAACCTCGTATTCCTCTACGGAGCGAGTGCTGGCAGTGATTGGCACAGGAGCCGTTCGGCGTGACCAGTTGCTTTATTTGCTGTCACCGTGTATCCAACGTGCTCGGACAGATCAAGTGTTGCATCAATTGCGACAAAAGGGGTGGCTCAAGACCTATTACACGTCTGGAAATGGTGAAGCAATTTACACTTTGTCCAAGAGGGGACTTCAACAAGTTGGCGAGGACGATGCAAAGCCAATTCGTCAGCGAATCGGCTACCACATTGCAGTCAACGATGTATTGGTACATTGCGTCGATGAGTTTGGTGTCAATGGATGGGAGTGGCATAGCAGACCTGAAGACTCCGAAGTAATCCCGTCAGCGAGGGTGCAAACTGGGGCGGGCCAATGGCATATCGACGTGGACGATGGGACAAGGCTTTCTCGTCAACTCTACGACAGATGCCATCGATTCAAGCGGCTGTTGTCCCAGTCGGGACGACCTGAGAGGGTGTTGTTCGTCGCTCAGACACGGGAGCGTGAACAGTATCTGAAAAACAGGGTTTTAGGGTTAAGCAGTAAAGGTGTTCAGTTCTTTGTCTGTAGGGTGGATCAGGTAGCAGAGTTTCTTGCAGATGCAGCAGTTGCGACGAGCTGA